The following is a genomic window from Psychrobacter immobilis.
TGCTGCGTCGTCTGTTATTATTGGTTGGTTTAATATTATCCTATTTTGCCTATTTTATCATGACCAACGTCATGGGTTTTGGCGCAGCGATTGACTTTAGTAGCGTGGCAGCTGCTTCGTGGTTTGGCTTACCTAGTATCCATACGCCTCGCTTTGAGATGAGTGCTATTATTCTGATTGCGCCTGTGGCCTTTATTTTGGTGGCTGAAAACTTAGGGCATTTTAAGGCTGTTGAAGGTATGACCAAAGCTCGTGTCACGCCTTATATGGGTCGAGCATTTTTTGCTGATGGTTTGGCAACCACTTTTTCAGCAGGATTTGGTGGCACTGGTGTGACGACTTATGCTGAAAACATCGGTGTGATGGCGGTGACTAAGGTATATAGCACAACAATATTTGTCGTGGCAGGTGTGGTAGCTATTTTATTGGGGCTATCACCAAAATTTGGTGCCATAATTCAGACGATACCAGCCGCTTTATTGGGCGGTGCGTCCATCGTGGTGTTTGGTTTGATTGCTATTGCAGGGGTCAAAATTTGGATAGACAGTCGTATCGACTTTAGTAAAAACAGTAACCTAATTATCGCAGCCGTGACCGTTATTATGGGTACGGGTAACTTTAGTTTGCATTTAGGCGGCTTTGATTTGGGCGGTATCGGTACGGCGACTTTGGCAGCGATTGTCTTAAATGCGTTATTTAATCAAGGATCTGAAGCGAAGGCCGCTCATCAATCATTGGCTAAGTAACCCGCTTTTATGCTGCTGAGGTTTTATACCTATCAGATAATGATGGTAACAGCATATTCATTCCATAAAAAGCGCCCATGCTACCGATAGCATGGGCGCTTTTTATGGAGTGGCAACAAGTGCAGAATAAAAGCTACTTGTAGTCTCGCTTGTAAAATTTTGAGAAAAACCGATAACGTCGTAGGGCGCGCGGCTTAGGTTTCAGTGAACCCAAATAGATTGCAAACATGGTCAACAGAGCACCACTCCACTGTAAGCTATTAATCGGTTTGTCCAGCCAGCTATAATCAATGACCAATGCGGCAATCGGTTCTGATAATAATAATAACCCAGTTAACGCCAAAGACAGCTTAGGAATGGAATAAGCAATTAAACCCCACGCCAAGCATTGCATCACTGTGCCGTAGATAAGCACCCAGCCAATTTCAGACCAAGTGTTTGGCAAAATATGACCCATATCAAACACAAACATAGGAATAATCATCGCCAATACACCACCGATACTAATCAGCTGCATCAGCATAAATATGGGTGTGGGTTCAGTATCATGGGTCTTACGGATAAAGGTCATCGATGCCGCTAGCATTGCCCCTGAGACGATACCA
Proteins encoded in this region:
- a CDS encoding solute carrier family 23 protein — encoded protein: MPSQKDPSSPLENSAQAPSAEPGLEAAAISPPYNPDFENGRWFPTWRPYQGDLDRDPVGINEYLPPSKSVLLGVQHTFAMFGATVLAPLLMGFDPNLAILMSGICTVMFFMITGGRMPSYLGSSFAFIGPVIAVTAYAGAGFNGNLNVALGGIMACGIIYALIGLLVMKTGTGWIERLMPPIVTGAIVMIIGLNLAPVTIQGVSANQFDAWMATLTVLLISGVAVFTRGMLRRLLLLVGLILSYFAYFIMTNVMGFGAAIDFSSVAAASWFGLPSIHTPRFEMSAIILIAPVAFILVAENLGHFKAVEGMTKARVTPYMGRAFFADGLATTFSAGFGGTGVTTYAENIGVMAVTKVYSTTIFVVAGVVAILLGLSPKFGAIIQTIPAALLGGASIVVFGLIAIAGVKIWIDSRIDFSKNSNLIIAAVTVIMGTGNFSLHLGGFDLGGIGTATLAAIVLNALFNQGSEAKAAHQSLAK
- a CDS encoding DMT family transporter encodes the protein MAIASSRSASTGLVIGCIIFGLGSLIVAHVDIGGWAMAFWRLAISGVVFAVLAKIMGQRLPRSRRAIFYGLLSGVFLGLDLALWHESIYAVGPGISTLLNSLQIFFLAAIGFLYFNERQSILQLISLFLAMFGVAMIGSPEFAHNSAATWGFITGIVSGAMLAASMTFIRKTHDTEPTPIFMLMQLISIGGVLAMIIPMFVFDMGHILPNTWSEIGWVLIYGTVMQCLAWGLIAYSIPKLSLALTGLLLLSEPIAALVIDYSWLDKPINSLQWSGALLTMFAIYLGSLKPKPRALRRYRFFSKFYKRDYK